From Babylonia areolata isolate BAREFJ2019XMU chromosome 14, ASM4173473v1, whole genome shotgun sequence:
TCAATCTACCTAATGAACAGTAAACAAACATTTATACAGGTATCCGTCAAACTACCAGTCGAACAGTaaacaaacatgtatatatactACAGGTATCCATCAATCTACCTGTCAAACAGTAAACAAACATTTATACAGGTATCCGTCAATTTACCTAAtgaacagtaaacaaacaaacatatatacatacaagtatCCATCAATCTACCTGTCGAACAGTaaacaaacatgtatatatacaggTATCCATCAATCTACCTGTCGAATAgtaaacaaacatatatacatacaggtaTCCATCAATCTACCTAACGAACAGTAAACAAACATTTATACAGGTATCCATCAATCTATCTAACAAACAGTAAACAAACATATATGTACAGGTATCCGTCAATCTACCTAATGAACAGTAAACAAACATTTATACAGGTGTCTGCCAATCTACCAGTCAAACagtaaacaaacatatatatacaggTATCCATCAATCTACCTGTTAAACAGTAAACAAAAATTTATACAAGTATCTGTCaatccacatgtcaaacagtaaacaaacaaacatatatatacaggTATCCGTCAATCTACCTAATGAACAGTAAACAAACATTTATACAGGTGTCTGTCAATCTACCAGTCgaacagcaaacaaacatatatatacaggTATCCATCAATCTACCTGTTGAACAGTAAACAAACATTTATACAGGTATCTGTCAATCTACATGTcaaacagtaaacaaacaaacatatatatataggtatccGTCaatccacatgtcaaacagtaaacaaacaaacatatatatacaggTATCCATCAATCTACCTGTAGAACAATAAACAATTAAACATGTATACAGGTATCCATCAACCTTCCTCTACGCACAGCTCACCTcggaggtgtgggtggtggagcaGCCCCACCGACACGAAGAAACAGTCAATATCCACGTGCATCACCACGCGCTGTGCCTTCCCTCCCCTGGCTGACGgtggctcccccaccccctctgccgcCATCCTCCCGCTCCGCTCCTCGTGAAACTGACGCAGACGCTCCCGTGCTGGGAAGTTCCCGATGCTCTCTTTCTGCAGTTTGTTGACGTAGGCGCGGAACTCCGCACCCCAGGTGGAGATGTGGTGCAGTCGGGAGTGAGAGTAGAACTCCGACAGGAACTTGGCCTCACCGGCTTTGGCAGGGGATCTCACTTTCGAGGAAGACGGATTGGATGACCGGGAGAGGCTTGAGGATCCTTTGGAGGATCTGGTGTTCACAGCAGGAGTGTATGGAACGTCTGGAGCGCAAATTAGCGGTGCTGAGCTTTCAGAGCTGTCGAACGTGAAGGAAGTGATGCTGAGTCTTTGGAAAGAGATGGGGATTCGGAGGTCCTTTCATCACAAGATTCATCAACTGCTTTGAATGAACTGGCCTCCTCATCACCAGAGCTCACGTCGTTCACATCGTAGTTTTCAGTAGCTTTCTCTTCCTCGTCGCTACCGACGTTACCCGTCATATCTTTCACTCTGTTGCCGTCCTCAGGGCCTTGTGGACAAGCACCTGTGTCCTCGCTACCAGAATCCTCGCTTTCCCCGTCAGGGGTGGCAGCCTTCCCAGGGTCCTTGCTGGAGGAAGTGGAGCGCGTCAGGACGGTGGAGAAAGCGGCGAGGGAGTTGGTCTGTCGTGTAAACAGCTTGTATGGGGCATGGGACAGCAGCCGCCCTTCCTTGATGCTGTGGGTCACAGAATTGATCATCAActtcaataaatagataaacaaattatttaggagttgttgttttttaatgaatagatcaagaaatgaataaataatcatcataattttCAAAAAAACAGTTGACAAGTCTGACAAATTGAATAtgtgccattattgtcattagtatggggcttagtaggtggtgtcctaagcacgttaaatcagaacaggcactaccaaacactaccaaagtaactcagcagcagtgcagggtctcctctggtgtgtggcctcccagcgacctaacatcaatggttccctgtggactgccggcactgggacagTGACAGATAAACCTGGGTGTGATtatgtatgggggactcagaatgagtatTTCCATTGAAacagtacagatgatggggcagcaaaacaaacaaacaaaaacaaaacaaaaatgggggGCAGGGGAGTACATGTCTTcctcacagaaacttggcagtcaacaagttaactctctccatacgaacgacgaaagagacgacgttaacagcgtttcagcccaactAATATCATCAAAATAtggcaagcggaaggctcttatactgaagaggtgaatgttgacaaagaataccacaattctgatgacggaagctaaaggttgggtcattcagacaccaactggacatccgaggggtctgtgtagaggagaagagaggactggcggtactgagtgagttaaaccaaaacCCTGACCCCTAtgttccccaccac
This genomic window contains:
- the LOC143289990 gene encoding uncharacterized protein LOC143289990, with translation MSSTRATSAAAAAAGNGVPSRSGSATSSCREDSGGWGVFGGFMAAKKQKLYDQFNSKEGCKSHIFEGVNIYINGYTKPSSDKLRELIMEHGGRYEQYLMKTVVTHIVATSLPNSKIHSLRDFKVVRPEWITDSIKEGRLLSHAPYKLFTRQTNSLAAFSTVLTRSTSSSKDPGKAATPDGESEDSGSEDTGACPQGPEDGNRVKDMTGNVGSDEEEKATENYDVNDVSSGDEEASSFKAVDESCDERTSESPSLSKDSASLPSRSTALKAQHR